A window of the Lagenorhynchus albirostris chromosome 1, mLagAlb1.1, whole genome shotgun sequence genome harbors these coding sequences:
- the LOC132529118 gene encoding nucleolar protein 56-like encodes MKAAMVQAEEAAAEITRKKQEKKRLKKEKKRLAEIALVSSENSSRTPEECEETSERPKKKKKQKPQEAPPENGMEDPSVSSKPPKKKSFSKEELVSDLEETAGSGSLTKRKKSFPKEEPGSDPEESGNKRVSEKKRKFSSREEPLSSGPEEAAASKNSSSKEKKKLRKLSQENENGHLPCRA; translated from the coding sequence ATGAAGGCGGCAATGgttcaggcagaggaagcagctgcTGAGATTACTAGGAAGAAACAGGAGAAGAAACgcttgaagaaggaaaagaaaagactggCTGAGATTGCCCTGGTGTCTTCAGAAAACAGCAGTAGGACCCCGGAGGAATGTGAGGAGACAAGTGAAAgacccaaaaagaagaaaaagcaaaaaccccAGGAGGCTCCTCCGGAGAATGGAATGGAAGACCCATCTGTCTCCTCCAAACCCCCCAAAAAGAAATCTTTCTCCAAGGAGGAGCTGGTTAGCGATCTTGAAGAGACAGCTGGCAGTGGAAGTCTTACCAAGAGGAAGAAATCTTTCCCCAAAGAGGAACCAGGTAGTGACCCTGAAGAGTCAGGAAACAAGAGGGTTTccgagaaaaagaggaaattctcTTCCAGGGAGGAGCCTCTCAGCAGTGGACCTGAAGAGGCTGCTGCCAGCAAGAACAGCAGctccaaggaaaagaaaaagctccGAAAGCTGTCCCAGGAAAATGAGAATGGACATTTACCTTGTAGGGCATAA